In Miscanthus floridulus cultivar M001 chromosome 19, ASM1932011v1, whole genome shotgun sequence, the DNA window AGCCTTCTTCACCGAGATCATGCGCCTCCATGGGATGCCCCAGTCGATGGTGTCGGATAGGGACCCCGTCTTTACCTCCACATTCTGGTAGGAGTTGATGAGGCTCATGGGGGCCAAGCTACACATGACTACGGCATTCCACCCCCAATCCGACGGCCAAACGGAGGCAGCCAACCGTGTCATCACCATGTATTTACGTTGCTTCATAGGTGATCGGCCTCGTCAGTGGCTCAGGTGGCTACCATGGGCGGAGTACATCTACAACACGGCCTACCAGATGTCCCTCTATGACATGCCGTTCCGCATCATCTACAGTTAGAACCCTCCCACCATCTGGTCATACGAGCCGGGCGAGACGCGCATCGCGGTGGTCTCCAAGTCAATGGCGGAGCACGCTGAGTTCTTGCAGGACGTGTGGTTCCACCTCGAGCAGGCTCAAACTGTCCAGAAGCGTCACTACGACAAGCTGCATCGGGCTATCACCTACAAGGTGGGCGACTGGGTTCTGCTTCATCTTCGTCACCGCCTAGTGGCCTCCCTCGACACTGCCTCCATGGGGAAACTGAAACCCTGCTACTTCGGGCCATACAAGATCACAGAGGTCATCAACGACGTTGTCGTGCGGGTCGCTCTACCACCGCGCGCTCGActgcacgacgtgttccacgtCGGGCTCCTCAAGGCCTGGGTGGGCGCTCCGCCGACTACACCGCCCCCACTTCTAGTCATCCACAATGGTGCTATGGTGCCTGAGCCTGAACGTGCGGTGCGCATGCGCCTGGCACACGGTGTTAGCCAAGTCCTCATTCGGTGGAAGGATGAACCAGTGGCTTCAGCGACTTGGGAAGACCTGGACTCCTTCATCGCGTGGTTTCCAGCGTTCTAGATCGAGGACGAGCTGGCTAACGAGGGATGGAGAGATGTCATGTACGGGCATATGTACGCTAGAAGGCGCCGTGCCAGGGACATCTGTCGGGCCGCAGAGCGTGCACTAGGCGCGACCAGCAACCAGGCCGCACTGGTGATCAAGACTTTCAGCTTAGATCCTTAATTCTAGGAGTTTGTTTCCTTATTTAGTGCGGCCAAGGGCCATATATGCATGTACTCATGACATTTGAGGATTAAGTAAGATTTGTTATCGCCAAACCCTTTCTCATCTCTCTCAACATCCCAAGCATGTGGCAGAGGGGCAAACCTCGCTGGAGAAGATGGACCGAGGCTACGAACTACGTAGCCAAGGGCTAGCTACCCTAGGGCCTAAGGTCCTTGACACATGCTATGCTGGGCCTCCCGCACCCATGGTGTGCTGGGTCGGAAGTGGCCCATGCTCAAGCCCTTTTACACGATCGACGTCGCTACTTTTGAAATAGGGCGTCGCCCGTCCTCTGCTCTTCTTCCCGCCCCGCATCCTCCATTTTGATCTAGGAACCCTAGATGTCCTCCTCGTCCCTAGAGCCTGAGGAGACCCAACCTGTCGGCGACGACACCGCCAGTGAACCACGCTCTTTGGCCGACTTGCTTAGAGTCTTATCGTGTGTTTGGTTCATGGAGTCACCCCATGCTTCATGAGGTGATGCATCATGAGTTCATCTCATGAATTTTGGTGGAATCAACCCATTCCTTATgcatatactaattattagcttatgAGGAATGAGGTGACGATGGATCAACTCATTACATTCTACAAACCAAATACAAAAAGTGAGGAGTGAAAAGATGATGGGTCACCTCATTCCTCAAATCAAACACACCCTTAATGGAGCAGTGGGTCGAGATTTTAGAGGAGTCCCCTTTTGATGCGATACCGCTAGTATGCATGGTCATGTACCCAGGTGCCATCCGGGTGGATCATGGATCGTGGATCCACCTCCTAAtaaatttttaatttcattttttttcttgttcATGTTATCTTGTGTGTCTAATTCTAGATTAAACCATCTAGAGGAGAGATATTTCGTTGATTTTCTATAAAACTAATAATTGGTTGAAGAGATATGATGCGTGTTCCATTCGCTTCTCGTGTTGCTGATTGATTGATGATACTGCATTCATCCCCCCTCATGCTTGTCATTTTCGGTCCTAGTTATTCGACTATATTTTCTTACTACGGATCTGGGTCTAATTATCTTTTCTATCAAAAGATCTTTTGAGAATTTGGGTTATCATTTTTGGTCATAGTTATGAGGATTGTTTTTTTTCCAACTGTATTTTCTTACTATGGATCTTGATCTAATTATTTTATATCTATCAAAAGATCTTCTTGAGAGAATATGGGGATGGGAAAGGTTGCTACCCGACGTGCACCCTGCGGACATCAAAAAGATAGTGTTCCGCACACATCATGGACACTTCGAGTTCGTCGTGATGTCCTTTGGCCTCTCCAACTCACcatcgatgttccaggcattgatgaatGAGGTCCTTCAGCCTTTCCTGTGGCGCTCGATACTCGTTTTCTTTGATAACACATCTTGAAAGGACTTTGATGTCGCTTAGAGTGGAGTGAATAGGCATTTTTGAAATTTAATAACAAACAAAACTTTGGAGTGGGTTAGTAGAATGTAGAACTTTCGCACAAAGATGCGGAACCTCCACACAACACAGAGAAGCTCAAATGACAAATACGCTAGAGTTCTAGCTCAAACCAAACTTGTGGATGTCTTTCAACATGTCCAGTAGCAAGTCCACAAAGTACCTGCACTCACAAACACATACAACCAAGTAGATCGAGAGGAAAGCAAATATAGCAAATCAAACATAAGAGAGAGCTCATAGCAACAAGaggcaagacacaagatttaaccCGAGGTTCAGCAGAGCCACAAAGCTTGCctatgtcctcgttgttgagggaGCCACAAAGGcttggagtcttttccaactcccaCCTCTTCTCAAGCGAACCACAAAGGTCGAGCTTAAAGGTTTCCACTAAGTCACAAAAGGGCAATACAAACTTCTCACAGCTCACCACAAGCTTGGGAGCTCATCGGGCAACGCTTAGCCATCTAGGAGGCTTCCcctcaagagtaacaaatgctacATGAAGAATGATGAAGCCTGACAAGTGCTCAAGGTTTGGCTTGCTCTCTAACTCTTAATCTCTCACGCCAACACTTAATCACTCACTGAGCACTTCACTCTCATAAAGAGAGGGGTTGGGAAGAGCTTCACAAGGCTTTGGAATGTGTTTTCAAAGATCAGGGCACCAATAGCACGTCCAAGGGCCATGGGATGGGTATATGTAACACCACTcccaaaactagccattggagcTGTGAAACTAGCCGTTATGACCTATAGAGTGCAGAACTTCTGCACCTAAATGTGGAACCTCTGCTATGCGAAACCTCTGCATAAAAATGTGAAACCTCCGCAGCCTGGAAAAATAGAATAGGTCACCTTACGAAAAATGGGAATAACTCTTAACTGTGAACTccgatgattttgatgattttggactttttggaaagcttatttcAAGGGATATCCAACCCAACCAAGAACAAGCCCCAATGTCAACCAGTGCAAGTGTTGTGAAATTATTTCTCTAATGTTGGCACTTAAGGTTCggttagtttgagcacttgagacttgtcGAACTATTTATGTTCCATCCCCCTTGATAGTATGACATACCTATACTCAAGATAAAAAGGCTACATCTATTTTAACCACTTGAGTCTTTAATGTCCTTATATGCCATATCTTCTCAATATCTCTTCGTAAGGGTTGCAACCATCTTTATCTCAATCATTTGAGCAAATTAACCTTGAGCTTGTGAGTTGAACCATTTCAACATATCAGAGTTCCATTCATGACTTATGCCACTTCCACTTGTGATCTAACAATGATTTATTCCTCCACATAATATGACTTCTCATAgattgattagtacctcaactcaatgcaagtactctcttcttcaccttagccatggtacctcggtcacCAAGCCATCGCTAACCTTCACCACTgcttagtccctcgaagcccttTAATTTcattgctatcttcaccctatcgaGCTATCTCCAAGTCACATTATATATTGAACCAACAATAAGAATTCATTTGAAGTCCCATATCATTATCCATATCCATGTCATACTCCAAATACTATCCATAAATCTTCCATGACTTGGCTCACCTTCTTTTGATCACATATCTTGATCTATACCAATATAGTCAAGCCAATTCACTATTCCTTATATCctctcattttggcttgacacccAATCTTCATTTCAATATCTATCTCCATAATGGAATCACTATAATTTCCTTCTTCATTCTTCCAACTTGATCAATATTAATGTGTAGTGATTTTCTAAATCTTTGTCCACACAAGCAAACTAATAAAGAGGAAATCTTATATTATACATTGTCTCCCTTGTCATTTGACCTTTGCTTGACGTATCATCACCTATGCAATCTTGACTCATTCTTAAATACTTGATCAAATTCAAtccactatcaaactcttcttaatcatgcaaagcaagccaCCTATGAGACCAATCCATTTTTATCAACTCATGTCTTATTTGCCATTTGCCAAATATACTTACTTTCACATGAATCCATGgtatcccacaacatagaagtCATTTCATCAATTCTATCtacattgttgtcttttgcttgaactaaaTTGTTTTTATAATCTTCTAGTACAACAATACAAAGTTTTGGCCTTCATTCAAACACTATGTACAATATCATCAAGCTTGCCTTCTAGTTGAACCTTTAATACACATATTGTTATGCAATCTTTGTGTGTATGTAATATACTCAATTTCATGTTCATCACTTAGaaaacttattagacctttaattatGTTATCATTCAATCACCAAAAaacactaaagggctagatgcactttcacatcTTAATTTATAGTTCAACTTGGTTGGAACATCTGCGCCATGTGTGTGCAGTGTTCACCACACTCCGCGCCCACAAGCTCGTCCTCAAGGGATCCAAATGTACCTTCACGCCACAAGTTCCACACACATCCATGTCTTATTTTGAAATGGGTTTGAAGATGGTTTTTATTTTTAAGTTAAAAAATATGGTAAATACTTGGTAAGGTTATTGGACCACATAAAATATCTCAAAGCTTCTAATTTTTTTAAGAAACCTAGAGATAAACTGGATACAATGAATCTAAAAATATTTAAAGGTTATGAAAATATCTTTAGAAGCTTCCAAAAATTAGACTTAGCAGTAGGAAAATTAATAAATACCATAAAACTAGAAAATTCCCAAAAGATTATAATTGATGCTAAACATGTTTTGAGAACTTTCCATAACAAAAAGGATAAGACACAACCAACACGAATGCATAGCATGAATGCATTTAACATTAACATATGTTGCATTCATATTGGTTATATCTCATATATTTGTAGTGCAATTTTTTTAAAAACACGTCTAGACATTGGGTATAGTGTTTTGAAAAATTCTAGATCTtttctatatattttttctaatttACTTGGATTCTtctatttctatattttttgttTAAATTTTTCTATAGTTTAAAAACCCTTTCAAGTATTTACCATTTTAATTAAAAAAAGACTAAATCACCTTTAAAACCACTTGACGATAGGAAGGTAATTTAAATGGTTTTAAAAGGTCAGGATATAAGATGTCTAATTAAGTTTGAGGAGAAAAATCAATTTGTCCATCCCAAAAAGAATGGAAGTCTTGCTTTCAAAGGAGTCAAACAATATTAAGTTTGACTAAAAATATGTAAACACATATTGTCATAGGTTTGTAACCACAACTAGTGATTAGTGGATTGATTAGTGAGTCAATGTGCCGGAATATGATGGCTAACAATCAAGACACAAAAGGTTTATCCTGGTGTGGGCTTCGGAGCCCTATGTCTAGCAGATGAGTTCTTCATGTTAGAGTGCTCAAGCGAGTTCTTTCACACGCGTGCGTGCGTACActcaaagagaggaggagggtagGTGAGCActaagctaatcttgatctagggttttTTGGGGGGATTTGTCCCCTTCTAAGGGAGCCCCTGCCCTGCCTTATATCTCGGAAGCTATGAGGTATACAAGGAGTTTGGTCTGGTTACTTTACTTGGCCGCCAAGGGAGCTATAGGGTTTTGTCTTCCTAATCTTGGAGTCATTGGAGGCGTCCGATGTTCCCTCTTTTGTAGACGTGGCTAACAGTGCTAGAACCACCCTTAGCATCGCTGCAGAGGGCTATGTCCAATAATAAGAGCCTAGAGTCCCCTCTGTGTCTCTCCTAGGTCCATCCTTCTCTTGGTGTCCATTGCATGCCAACAAAGGAGGAGCCTCCCAAAGAGAGACTAGCATGGGGTGCCATGCCCTCAACTCTTTCTTGGTGTAGAGAGGCTATGTGTTCCCCCTATCGTGTTGCACAACATCCTAGGTGTGATCCCTTGCTAGGAGTGGCCCACAAGGCCTCACAGGGGTGAGGGGACAACAATGACAATCCTCTGCTAGGGCCATGGGTGCCGGGGCTCTGCCTGCATGTTAGGTCCTTGACGCTCGTCAGAGCCTGATGAAAGATTCTCGACATCACCGTGGGCGAAAGGTTGGTCGAGAGGATGGGATGTGGGCCTATTGCTATAGAGCCACCCTCGGTCGATCATGGGTGGCAGCATCGAAACCTAGATCATGTTGCTCAAGAATCCTCATGTTCCCAGCGAGGCACTTGACCACTAGCCCGACCAAAGGCACCTTCCCTAAGCGATAAGGATGGCCATTTCTTGGGTTATCTCAGGCCCAACAGGTCTTTCTCATTATCAAACAAGGCCGCATGAGCGCAAAAGCTGGGTGTAACCTCTGAGCCCCAGCCGATTAGGAGAGTCGATCAAGGCGTTAATTATGCTATTATTGTCATGATCCAATGGTCGTTCCAACTTAAACTTTTTAAAAAAGCCCTTGGAAGCTTAGAGCCCTAACCAACATCGCCCTTGGACTCCAACCTGAACCCTACAACACACCATGATGCATTTGGGGTGACCTAGGATAGGGTGGAGGTGGCGGCACTTGGGTTGGATGGTGGCAGCATgaggctacgccggctgctggagCTCTGGCGGTAGCGGTGCTAGGGAAAGGGTGGTGTGTGGATAGGGGATAGTGGAACATAGGGAGAGGTAGGGAAAAGACCGAGGCTTAGAAGCGAAGAGGGAGATATAAGGCATTTAGGCCAATACTTTGTTTAAGATTGAAAGGTTACAATCACCCCTCTATTTGTAGTCCTGGGAGACTTATCCCCTAAGCAATCTAAACTTATCCTATAAGAAACTAGAGAAAGAGTCCTTATAGATTTGGAGTGCTTTCATTACACATAATATTATTTATTCCCTAATAAATCATAATTTATTTTATCTAATAAATCCTCTATTTTATTTCCCTATCTTCTCCGACTTTCACTTTTATCTAGGGTCTCCTCAGATGTTGAGAGATCTTAGGGTGGCGGCGGCGCTGCCCTTTAGTCGTGCGCCCCCTTGCCGTGTGAGGGGCGCCTCTAGCGTCTAGCTGAGTGAAAGGTTCTaaatgactagagggggtgaatagcctataaaaatctctACAAATAACTAGAGCAATCAGTTAGATAACTAAATAGCTCAAATGTGTTTTTCTCTAGCTCTACTTCAAAGGCAAGCCACCTAaaccacaattctagtgactatgatctTTAAAGTTCAcacaaaggctaagtcactatTTCTACACTAGTTGAGCTAGCTAGAACGAGAAGCAACTAATTAGACTACTAGCTAACTAAACAACTAGCTAAACAAGAACTACCACTACACAATATATATGTAAATGAAGTACAAGTGAGGAAGAGAGGTATAATAAATGTGGCAGGTGACAATCAATAAAGAATACCAAAGAGTCAATTTACACACATTttttctgaggttcacttgcttgccggcaagctacatcCTCATTGTGATAGTcaattcacttggtggttcacgaaCTAATAGGCACCACCGTAGCCCAACACttgggcaccgtaagaacctacacaAGATGAGGGCGCTCAAtgtcacgagcaatccactaaaggTGCTTTTGGCGCTCTACAGGGGAATAAGCCCAAGAATCCCTCACAAATCACCGGgagtggccatgaacaatcaccaactcatgtaaAGACTCCTCaagctactccaagccatctaggtggtggcaactaccaagagtaacaagcaatgtCGCATCTCACACGATCACTAGTGCCATTAGATGCTCAAActctaagcaaatgcactagaatcactcccAATTTCACttggatgatgaatcaatgaaggagatgagtgggaggtgtttggcttagctcacatgGATGTATCAATGATCAAAATGTACAAGAGAGTGAGCCTAAGCCGACCAACATATATTTATAGAGCCTCACAAAGTCACATACCCGTTGGCCTCCTTAATGGGCTGACTACGTTCGGATCGGACTCGCaggcactgactggacgcgttcaATCgctgcgtccggtccacctccacGCACCACGTGTCCTAGATGTTTTTCACCCAATAGCTCCTCAGCGTGCGCTCCTCACTCAACGGCCAGTCAATTGACCAGACTCTCCTGAGCCCGACGTCTAGTTCAATATTGAGAGCT includes these proteins:
- the LOC136526686 gene encoding uncharacterized protein, with amino-acid sequence MAEHAEFLQDVWFHLEQAQTVQKRHYDKLHRAITYKVGDWVLLHLRHRLVASLDTASMGKLKPCYFGPYKITEVINDVVVRVALPPRARLHDVFHVGLLKAWVGAPPTTPPPLLVIHNGAMVPEPERAVRMRLAHGVSQVLIRWKDEPVASATWEDLDSFIAWFPAF